A stretch of Saccharothrix texasensis DNA encodes these proteins:
- a CDS encoding HAMP domain-containing sensor histidine kinase, producing MRRFSLRWRVALVMGLGSVLLTSAVAVAVWNLTSGYMLRQREQSAVRQAEVNVRLVDAALSSGSDGLTGLLTGLTTGPDSTVLLFHGGQVLTSGRQVDARELPRGLVDLGRAGTPAAQRLMVDGIPVLAVTLPIGSTDGAYVELAPLVQLDRTFRFLSALLVAVTVASGMLGVALGSWAGRRALRPLTELTKAASRIAGGDLRARLPTQTDPDLTSLAGTFNATAEALEQRVRRDARFAGDVSHELRSPLTTMVNAAEVLRRRRVEVPGTAGKALDLLTSEVDRFARMVVDLLEISRADQLAEDPASETIDLVSLVANVVAARPGGPVAMETGSPPPRVLGDRRRLDRAVDNLLDNAERHAGGVVRIGVFSRDGKARIEVDDAGPGVPPELRDRIFDRFDRGARAGRRGADTGSGLGLALVAQHVQRHGGTVRVEDRPGGGARFVVELPEAEA from the coding sequence ATGCGTCGGTTCTCGTTGCGGTGGCGGGTCGCGCTGGTCATGGGGTTGGGGTCCGTGTTGTTGACCAGCGCGGTGGCGGTGGCGGTGTGGAACCTCACGTCCGGGTACATGTTGCGTCAGCGCGAGCAGAGCGCGGTGCGGCAGGCGGAGGTGAACGTGAGGTTGGTCGACGCGGCGTTGAGCAGCGGCTCGGACGGGTTGACGGGACTGCTGACCGGGCTCACCACGGGGCCCGACTCGACCGTCCTGCTGTTCCACGGCGGCCAGGTGCTGACCAGTGGGCGGCAGGTGGACGCGCGGGAGCTGCCGCGCGGGTTGGTCGACCTCGGGCGGGCGGGCACGCCTGCCGCGCAGCGGCTCATGGTGGACGGCATCCCGGTGCTGGCGGTGACGTTGCCCATCGGGTCGACGGACGGCGCGTACGTCGAGCTGGCGCCGCTGGTGCAGTTGGACCGCACGTTCCGCTTCCTCAGCGCCCTGCTCGTCGCGGTCACGGTGGCCAGCGGGATGCTGGGGGTGGCGCTGGGGTCGTGGGCCGGCCGGCGGGCGCTGCGGCCGTTGACCGAGTTGACCAAGGCCGCGTCCCGGATCGCGGGTGGTGACCTGAGGGCGCGGCTGCCCACGCAGACCGACCCGGATCTGACGTCGTTGGCCGGCACGTTCAACGCGACGGCCGAGGCGCTGGAGCAGCGGGTGCGGCGGGACGCGCGGTTCGCGGGCGATGTCAGCCACGAGCTGCGGTCGCCGTTGACGACCATGGTCAACGCCGCCGAGGTGCTGCGCCGCCGCCGGGTGGAGGTGCCCGGCACGGCGGGCAAGGCGCTGGACCTGCTGACGTCCGAAGTGGACCGGTTCGCGCGGATGGTGGTGGACCTGCTGGAGATCTCCCGGGCCGACCAGCTGGCCGAGGACCCGGCGTCGGAGACGATCGACCTGGTGTCGCTGGTGGCCAACGTCGTCGCGGCCCGGCCCGGTGGTCCGGTCGCGATGGAGACCGGGTCGCCGCCGCCGCGGGTGCTCGGCGACCGCCGCCGGCTGGACCGGGCCGTCGACAACCTGCTCGACAACGCCGAACGGCACGCGGGCGGCGTGGTGCGGATCGGGGTGTTCTCGCGGGACGGCAAGGCGCGGATCGAGGTGGACGACGCCGGGCCCGGTGTGCCGCCCGAGCTGCGGGACCGCATCTTCGACCGCTTCGACCGCGGCGCCCGGGCCGGGCGCCGCGGCGCGGACACCGGCAGCGGGCTCGGGTTGGCGCTGGTCGCGCAGCACGTGCAGCGGCACGGCGGCACGGTGCGGGTGGAGGACCGGCCCGGTGGCGGGGCCCGGTTCGTGGTGGAGCTGCCGGAGGCCGAGGCATGA
- a CDS encoding glycogen debranching N-terminal domain-containing protein — protein sequence MVMEYRADLPPEPFNAGEPALTGGTTTLVEGTTFCLSTADGDIGPGTPHGLFFRDARVLSRWQLRLDGAAPHPLSVSHPEAFAARFVLRRPPAAGSGDSTLLLVRERLVDDGMRETITVDNLGREATTARLDLHVDADFADLFAVKEGRAGRHDRDAVATGPELVLHDRGNGSRGVTVTATAGPDVTPGTLSWHVALPPGGRWTTEVVVRPTAAGDPVRPRLRHGERVETSGPARRIRRWRAASTAVAASDPVLTGVLSRTRSDLGALRIHDPARGGRQFAAAGAPWFMTLFGRDSLLTAWMALPLDVDLAVGTVQTLAETQGTAVDPLTEEEPGRVLHELRRGPDSAAVLGGNHYYGSVDATPLFVMLLAESWRWGADPDVVRSLLPAADAALAWVDRHGDRDGDGFVEYRRATDRGLANQGWKDSPDGVNHASGRPADPAIALCEVQGYVHAALLGRAELAEGFGDPATAARLRHRAGELRRRFAEAFWLPDRGWYAVALDGRKQPVDALTSNVAHCLWSGIATDEHAAAVIRRLAEPDMDTGYGLRTLASTMGAYNPMSYHNGSVWPHDTAIAVAGLLRYAHLPGAVDLAHRLAAGLLDAAAAFGGRLPELYCGFSRDDFSPPVPYPTSCSPQAWASASPLLLVRACLGLSPHVPNRTVTTNPHLPPRWGEVTLTGLRLGPVTARVTAAGERVEVSGLPPDWTVDPARGFEPPAGG from the coding sequence ATGGTGATGGAGTACCGCGCCGACCTTCCGCCGGAGCCCTTCAACGCGGGCGAACCGGCGCTCACCGGCGGCACCACGACCCTGGTCGAGGGCACCACGTTCTGCCTCTCGACCGCCGACGGCGACATCGGGCCCGGCACGCCGCACGGCTTGTTCTTCCGCGACGCGCGCGTCCTGTCGCGGTGGCAGCTCCGGCTCGACGGCGCCGCGCCGCACCCGCTGTCGGTGTCGCACCCCGAGGCGTTCGCCGCCAGGTTCGTGCTCAGGCGGCCACCGGCCGCGGGTTCGGGCGACAGCACCCTGCTGCTGGTGCGGGAACGGCTCGTCGACGACGGGATGCGCGAGACGATCACCGTCGACAACCTGGGCCGCGAAGCCACCACCGCGCGGCTGGACCTGCACGTGGACGCCGACTTCGCCGACCTGTTCGCGGTCAAGGAGGGCCGGGCCGGGCGCCACGACCGCGACGCCGTCGCCACCGGGCCGGAACTGGTGCTCCACGACCGGGGCAACGGCTCGCGCGGCGTGACGGTCACCGCCACCGCCGGACCCGACGTCACACCGGGCACCTTGAGCTGGCACGTGGCCCTGCCTCCCGGCGGCCGGTGGACCACCGAGGTCGTCGTGCGGCCGACCGCGGCCGGTGACCCGGTGCGACCCCGGCTCCGGCACGGCGAGCGGGTCGAGACCAGCGGACCCGCGCGCAGGATCCGGCGGTGGCGCGCGGCGAGCACCGCCGTCGCCGCGAGCGACCCGGTGCTGACGGGCGTCCTGAGCCGCACCCGGAGCGACCTCGGCGCGCTCCGGATCCACGACCCGGCGCGCGGCGGCAGGCAGTTCGCCGCCGCCGGCGCGCCGTGGTTCATGACCCTGTTCGGCCGCGACAGCCTGCTGACCGCGTGGATGGCGTTACCGCTGGACGTGGACCTGGCGGTGGGCACGGTGCAGACCCTCGCCGAGACCCAGGGCACGGCGGTCGACCCGCTGACCGAGGAGGAACCGGGCCGCGTCCTGCACGAGCTGCGCCGGGGCCCGGACAGCGCCGCCGTGCTGGGCGGCAACCACTACTACGGCTCGGTCGACGCCACACCGCTGTTCGTGATGCTGCTCGCCGAGAGCTGGCGGTGGGGCGCGGACCCCGACGTGGTGCGCTCCCTGCTGCCCGCCGCCGACGCCGCGCTCGCGTGGGTCGACCGGCACGGCGACCGCGACGGCGACGGGTTCGTCGAGTACCGCCGTGCTACCGACCGGGGCCTGGCCAACCAGGGCTGGAAGGACAGCCCCGACGGCGTCAACCACGCCTCCGGCCGGCCGGCCGACCCGGCGATCGCCCTGTGCGAGGTCCAGGGCTACGTGCACGCGGCGCTGCTGGGCCGGGCGGAGCTGGCCGAGGGGTTCGGCGACCCGGCGACCGCCGCCCGCCTGCGCCACCGCGCCGGCGAGCTGCGCCGGCGGTTCGCCGAGGCGTTCTGGCTGCCGGACCGGGGCTGGTACGCCGTCGCGCTGGACGGCCGCAAGCAGCCGGTGGACGCGCTGACCAGCAACGTCGCCCACTGCCTGTGGTCGGGCATCGCCACCGACGAGCACGCGGCCGCGGTGATCCGGCGGCTGGCCGAGCCCGACATGGACACCGGCTACGGCCTGCGCACCCTCGCGTCCACGATGGGCGCCTACAACCCGATGAGCTACCACAACGGGTCCGTGTGGCCGCACGACACGGCCATCGCCGTGGCCGGGCTGCTGCGCTACGCCCACCTGCCCGGCGCGGTCGACCTGGCCCACCGCCTGGCGGCCGGCCTGCTGGACGCCGCCGCCGCGTTCGGCGGACGTCTGCCGGAGCTGTACTGCGGCTTCTCCCGCGACGACTTCAGCCCACCCGTGCCCTACCCGACGTCGTGCTCGCCGCAAGCGTGGGCCAGCGCCTCGCCGTTGCTGCTGGTCCGAGCCTGCCTGGGGCTGTCGCCCCACGTCCCGAACCGGACCGTGACCACGAACCCCCACCTGCCCCCGCGCTGGGGCGAGGTGACCCTGACCGGCCTCCGCCTCGGCCCCGTGACCGCGCGCGTCACGGCCGCCGGCGAGCGGGTCGAGGTCTCCGGCCTGCCACCCGACTGGACCGTCGACCCCGCCCGCGGGTTTGAGCCACCCGCCGGGGGGTGA
- a CDS encoding alpha/beta hydrolase, with protein sequence MGSKRVVAVLAGVVVVVGVVVGGAFAFQRELVYLPTGGPLPSAGEVGGRDVVVTTGDGVRLAAWHFPVGSARATVLVAPGNAGNRLTRVPLARALNARGLSVLLVEYRGFGGNPGRPTEAGLALDVRAAREHLLREGVPAERLIYFGESLGSAVVAELAVEHPPAGVVLRSPFTDLASVGARHYPFLPVRWLLVDEFPTERLVARLDVPVTVVYGTADSIVPPEQSRAVATAARGRTAEVAGADHNDRVLLDGAQVVDAVDAMAG encoded by the coding sequence GTGGGGAGTAAGCGAGTGGTCGCGGTGCTGGCCGGCGTGGTGGTCGTGGTGGGTGTGGTGGTCGGTGGCGCGTTCGCGTTCCAGCGCGAGCTCGTCTACCTGCCGACCGGTGGGCCGTTGCCGAGCGCCGGGGAGGTGGGCGGGCGGGACGTCGTGGTGACCACCGGCGACGGGGTGCGGTTGGCGGCCTGGCACTTTCCGGTGGGGTCGGCGCGGGCGACGGTGCTGGTGGCGCCGGGCAACGCCGGCAACCGGCTGACGAGGGTGCCGCTGGCGCGGGCGTTGAACGCGCGGGGGCTGTCGGTGCTGCTGGTCGAGTACCGGGGGTTCGGCGGCAACCCCGGGCGTCCGACGGAGGCCGGGTTGGCGCTCGACGTGCGCGCGGCCCGTGAGCACCTGCTCCGGGAGGGCGTGCCGGCCGAGCGGTTGATCTACTTCGGGGAGAGCCTGGGGTCGGCGGTGGTGGCGGAGCTCGCGGTCGAGCACCCGCCGGCCGGGGTGGTGCTGCGGTCGCCGTTCACGGATCTCGCCTCGGTCGGGGCGCGGCACTACCCGTTCCTGCCGGTCCGGTGGCTGCTGGTCGACGAGTTCCCGACCGAGCGGCTCGTGGCGCGGCTGGACGTGCCGGTCACCGTCGTCTACGGCACGGCGGACTCGATCGTGCCGCCGGAGCAGAGCCGGGCGGTGGCGACGGCGGCGCGGGGGCGGACCGCGGAGGTCGCGGGGGCCGACCACAACGACCGCGTGCTGCTGGACGGCGCGCAGGTGGTCGACGCGGTCGACGCGATGGCCGGTTGA
- a CDS encoding cation transporter, with translation MSAEAATCADGCCVVEPGPALAPDRRGALTRRVRLLVAATITYNVVEAVIAISAGTVASSTALIGFGLDSVVEVASATAVAWQFAADDHEARERVALRVIALSFFALALYVAVESVRALLGGLAAEHSTAGIVLAAVSLVVMPVLSRAQRAAGRELGSASAVADSKQTLLCTYLSAVLLAGLVLNSAVGWWWADPLAALAIAAVAVKEGREAWRGDHCC, from the coding sequence ATGAGCGCCGAAGCGGCCACGTGCGCGGACGGCTGCTGCGTCGTCGAGCCCGGGCCGGCCCTGGCCCCGGACCGCCGCGGCGCGCTCACCCGGCGGGTCCGCCTGCTGGTGGCCGCCACGATCACCTACAACGTGGTCGAGGCGGTGATCGCGATCAGCGCCGGAACCGTCGCCTCCTCCACCGCGCTCATCGGCTTCGGCCTGGACTCCGTGGTGGAGGTCGCCTCCGCCACCGCCGTCGCCTGGCAGTTCGCCGCCGATGACCACGAGGCCAGGGAACGGGTCGCGCTGCGCGTGATCGCCCTGTCGTTCTTCGCGCTGGCGCTCTACGTGGCGGTCGAGTCGGTCCGCGCCCTGCTCGGCGGGCTGGCCGCCGAGCACTCCACCGCCGGCATCGTCCTCGCCGCCGTCTCGCTGGTCGTGATGCCGGTCCTGTCGCGGGCCCAACGCGCGGCGGGCCGGGAACTCGGCTCGGCCAGCGCCGTCGCCGACTCCAAGCAGACGCTGCTGTGCACGTACCTGTCCGCCGTCCTGCTGGCCGGCCTGGTCCTCAACAGCGCGGTGGGCTGGTGGTGGGCCGATCCGCTGGCCGCGCTCGCCATCGCCGCCGTGGCGGTCAAGGAGGGCCGTGAGGCCTGGCGCGGCGACCACTGCTGCTGA
- the cmtR gene encoding Cd(II)/Pb(II)-sensing metalloregulatory transcriptional regulator CmtR, whose translation MLTCETRETALARLGRALADPTRCRILVALLDGPGYPARLAEQLGLTRSNASNHLSCLRGCGLVVATYEGRQVRYDIADPHLARALRELLDVVLAVEPTPDCADDAVAAR comes from the coding sequence GTGCTGACGTGTGAAACGCGCGAGACCGCGCTCGCCCGACTCGGCCGGGCGCTGGCCGACCCGACCCGGTGCCGCATCCTGGTCGCGTTGCTCGACGGTCCCGGCTACCCGGCGCGACTGGCCGAGCAACTGGGGCTGACCAGGTCGAACGCGTCCAACCACCTGTCGTGCCTGCGTGGCTGCGGCCTCGTCGTGGCCACCTACGAGGGCCGTCAGGTGCGCTACGACATCGCCGACCCTCACCTGGCCCGCGCCCTCCGCGAACTGCTCGACGTGGTGCTGGCCGTCGAGCCGACGCCGGACTGCGCCGACGACGCGGTGGCCGCGCGATGA